In Cheilinus undulatus linkage group 16, ASM1832078v1, whole genome shotgun sequence, one DNA window encodes the following:
- the si:ch211-153f2.3 gene encoding uncharacterized protein si:ch211-153f2.3 isoform X1, giving the protein MDRDSHSEDTLSTMVLENIKNKLIHAFRAAEESREDSQESGNTVRPVSIGRSYQANEELRRAQIDGAITWLRSELLEMRSQDLQLAQTLLGLNTEIQRLRRESFGGVDVEGDDQP; this is encoded by the exons ATGGACCGAGACAGCCACAGTGAGGATACCCTGTCCACCATGGTTCTggagaacataaaaaacaaactgattcaTGCCTTCAGGGCAGCAGAAGAGTCCAGAGAAGATAGTCAAGAGAGTGGAAATACTGTCAGACCAGTCAGCATCGGGAGGAGTTACCAAGCAAACGAGGAGCTGCGGAGGGCGCAGATAGACGGAGCGATAACCTGGCTTAGATCTGAACTG CTGGAGATGCGATCACAGGACCTCCAGCTGGCTCAGACGCTGCTGGGGCTTAACACAGAGATCCAAAGACTGAGGAGGGAGAGTTTCGGA